CATTTcgatcatttttaattttgtttacaataatttatccattttctcACAAATTAAAGCTAATGTTGCATGAAACATAATGTTTATATAATCTGTCCTTGCTGGCTGATATTTtcatgtaattatgtaaaaaatttaaatccattttcccCTATATTTATCGTAATGTAAAAGCCCTAACCCCAAATTTGTGAGCTTGGTGTGACCAATCTATCAGGGGAAATACCAAAATGTAGATGACACAGATGCAATTACTGATTACTTCGTTGGTAGGGAGTTCATAAGAAGTGAATTAGTGGTAAGGAAAGGGAGATCCCATGAATTTAGCACCATTCTTTCACTGGTTATCACCATGGATCTTTCAAATAATAATCTCATTGAAAACATTTCCAAAGAACTAACCAATCTTGCAAGCTTGCAATCATTGAATCTATCAAGGAATTCCTTGAGAGAAAAcatattaaatcatattggcAACATTAAGATGCTAGAATCTCTTGATGTTTCAAGGAACAATTTGTCGGGCTCAATCCCAAAAAGTTTacgaaaaaataattttaaggttaGAGTTAAAGCTTTTACATTGTTGTAAAAATAAGGGAAGAAAAcggatttaaaatatatatttatataattacatgGAAAATACCAGCCAACAAGGACTAATTATATGGACATTACATGTCATGCCTCATTAGCCTCCGTTAGTGATAAAATGAATGGGTGATTAAGTCAATAAATTATTGTAACAACAAAGACAATTGGTAAAAAGTAGGGTGACCAACTAGGTAGTTTATCCTTTAAATTATGGCATTCTCAATTAGTAAAAAgaattagggtaaactacaccattagtTACTATACTatggtaagtttttgttttggttacttaactaaaaaaagttacaatttagtcattgaactattcaaaagttttcatttaagtcacttgGCTGTTAAAATCAATGGTATATGGCTTTCTTTCTTAGCTTTGCCTGTACCAATCGAAAGATCTCTttccccttctcttctacacttaaatttctttaacGAAACAACTTTGGATGTCACAAATTTGtgaactaaaattcaaacagTTTTTTTCTCCGATCTCCAACATTGACTGTCatatcaacttggatctaaggtatgttatGCTACTCGTCGATTGGTATTGATTAGACTTGTCCAAGGGTCAGTAGCCCGCCCGACCCAATAGGCCCAGCTCGAGTTGGGATGAGCTTGGAAAGGATTTTTACACCTTAAGTCAGCTCGACCCCACTTgaatacaatttaaataaaaaaatattttaaaacttaaatttattataaaaatatatcaaatatcaaataaaaatatatttttaaaatttttaatagtaaaatggcCTTTTTAAATAGGCTGGGCTGGCCTGGAAACAAACCTGgacttgaaaaaaatttggaattgGGCCTTGGCCTAGCCCAAGAACACCTCTAGTACTGATCTACAGTACCGATTGTTGAATCGTCGCTTGAAGCTCATTGGCGGAActtaaagaaaaacttaatagcacaatgacttaaataaaaacttttaaatagttcaatgactaaattgtaacttcttttagttaagtgatcaaaacaaaaatttacttataatatAATGACTACCAATATAACTTACCAAATGAATTAAATGCCAGCATAATAAAAGCTAAACTTGTTTCACCAACACCTACTCTTTTTTTCGTCgttgaaaactttgaaataatttgagcAACTTTCCAACGACTAGTTAGAAACTTGTAGCACCATTTTCCAACTCAAGCTACCTAAAGTTTTCATCGGATACCTTGACGTACCGATTCTTatcctaataaaataaaagcccTCTACCAAAAAGAAAAGCTGCATTCctgctttattttttatttgaattttcacCATTGAAGATCATCCTATTGGTTGAGCGAGTGTcatgtttgaataaattattgaGCTTTTAAAATGACATTTAACTATGCCTATGTACTAGattcaataattaattcaactaaattaattaattaaatttacataaatatagGGTTCAATTTTGGGCGCTCAAAATCTAAAACCGTAACGTTATCataaattatcttaaaatgatcagaatttaaagttaatttcagAGAAATGGGCTAAGATAACTAAAAACCCGTAAACATCTTTAAAAACCTCTATACATTTCATATTGATATCATTTGcatacatttcattttaaaaaagttaaaacatattaatattcaCTCAACCATGgaattttttcttcttgatcactcaattatgaaaagttataaaatggtcactcaattatttaattttgtcttttttatcaTCACTAGCTAATTAAAACGGaaacacccaaaaatccaagatacttgggtgaccaaaaaacaaaattaaatagctaaatgattattttataattttatagctGAATGATCGGAAAAAAATTTACTGATAgttgataattattttacaacttttcataaagcaaccaaaaaaaaagtgagtattaatataattttaaaaaaattcactcaAAAAGCAATAATCTCATTTTCACCAACTACACTCGACACATTTCCTTCCCAAACAACATTTCTTCAATTATCTATTTACTTTGAAGGGGGAAAACACATGCACCAACCAAGTAAATCAAAAGTTAAGCACTTGCTATTTGTATTGCCTCACTCTTTTCTCCTGGATTGAATACTCCATTTCCTTGTAACTTCCAACAATATCTGATTCCAAGTATCTACAGGACCAGGCAGACACCAATGCACGCAATCGTTCTGTACGCGCTCTCGAACCCCATTCGCAAACGGAAACGGATACATGTAAGGCCCTGGATGACCATCCGGTCTCATCAACGATAATTTGGTCACATCCAACATCTCAATCCTCAATCCTTCAATTTGTTTAGCATTTACCTTGACAGCTTCTATTTCTTCAACCTCAATTGCTCTCATATCTGCATCCATTCCTTCAAGCATCTTCTCTCCTTCCTTATAAGGTTTAGTCTTTGGACAAGCACCAGCCTTATCCCATTCACCTTCAAAATGTGAAGGTGAAAACGTGGCGAGGAACACATCAATTCCATTACCATTAGCCCCTTTTCTCTCAATTATTGTCTTAAGCGCAGTCTTTAAGGCCTTCCTCATCACATCGTAAAATCCAATTTCAGTGTGATTTAGTCCAGGgcagtaatgacaacctaataCTAAACCACCCTCATAATAAACTGCTGGATGAAGAAACCAATGCCCTATTGAGAGTAGAATCATATCTATATGGTCCAAATCAGACCCCCACTTCTCATCAACAGTGTCCACATATAATTCATTATGATTTGGACCAGCTTTTGATTTCTCAACACCTTTAACCAGAAATGGTGACCAGTAAACTGATATAGAAATGTTATGAGAAGCAAAATGCCATGTACGAAACTTGTTATCCTCCCCATCTCTATAGACCAGGTTAGGATTGGAGGCAGTGGCTAGCATACAAAGAAGAGATTCCAATTGGTTCCTAGCCATGGAATCTCCGACAAAAGCTATGTGCTTGTTACTTAAGAGGTGCAAGAAAGTGTTGGGATTAAACCTGGGGAGCTTGCATTGGCTTGGTCGCCATCTCCAATAAAGGTAATCAAAGTCAGGTCTCCCATGAGAGATACAATTTTGACCGTCCTTGATTGTACCACAGGTTGTGCCATTGTACAGAGGCCCCATCTTGTCGTGTACCCATCTGCCGTCGGTGTAGTCACATGGAGTTTCATAAACTATTTCTTCTtctgtaaaagaaaaaaaaagttggttCATTAATACCACCCAATAACTAAAAACTCAGGgaaattaaggataaaaagTTGACAAGTGCTTTTGGTTGCTGAAAATACCTTTGGTGAGGATGGTGGGATTGTTGGGAGGGAGGTGATGAAAAGGGTGAAAGTAGAAGCGAAGGAGAGCTATGGGGAGAAGAGCATAAAGAGCGAAAGGCAGCAACTTCTTGGTGGGGGAGGGAGAGTTAGGATGGGGTTTGAGTGGACTCATTACATCCATGTTGGAAAGAGAAATACTTGCACTGCTcctttgttcttttgttttctgGGTTATATTGACTTTGAGTTGAGGATTAATTCTAGCCTTACAACACTGTGGATGTTACAGTAAGCGTTTCAGGCAAAACGGCAGCTTGTTTTGCCACGATAAGCTAAGCGAGTCGGCCAAAATATCCAGCGGGAAATCGTTGTTTATAGCCATAGCTGTGACTTAGTCGATGGTTGGATCTGACCTGTTAGTGgaattgatatttattaatcCTATATTTGGATTGAAGTAATAGAAAGgagggaaaagaaaataagggaaaaGAAATCATTTCTTCGTTtcattaacttatttttatttagataagaGAAAATGTAAAGGAAATTATCTCAAATCAGAAGGACTTCAttaatatatcttttattaaattattattattttgatagtttctttttatttttccatatttttatataattttaaataaaaactaaaattaacatttttaagaattttaataaatttataaacaaattcttTATCACTCAACCAATaataatctttaattaatttttaaaaattttattatatgttatttttaaaaacacttctATTCTAAATactgttatgaatattttattagaagtagagttctatttcatttatacttcttatgtctataaatatatatttagagAAGCATTGTAAAAATtccgattgatcaataaaatacgctcTCTCTTTGCTCTcccattctctttgttctttactttctgtctttttattttataacacgttatcagcacgattctcttttattttataatatggtCACTCTAGATCTACTGCTCAAGTTGTTGTCGATTACCTTCTAGAGCTATTGCAATTTAAGTTTTCAATTGAGGCCTGCACACTATGGGTAATCATTAAAGCCTTTAACCACTTAGATCTAAaagtatattttactatgatttatttattatgtcaTGTTTAgtataattggagactaatcatagacaacatgaatagatagattttgatttgaaatccacaCAAGTTTGCGATGGTGActatgaaataaagaattttttggACGTTTATAAGTTCATCTTAGTAAATCTATTATATTCCCAAGTGAacgcaaaagaaaataaaaactaatattatttcaatatttggtagtacaaaattagtcgaaagctctagaagagctaatatattaatatcttgtgatggttaatccattggttttaaaaatatttataatggatctcatattgagattgtgaatgaataaaagattatatttcatataaatcactattgttataaatatttattttgaaaggatgaaaaaaaaaggaggattgagttattgattactcttgttattaaattgaattgactgTGACTAACTTTGTGATCTTCTTTTAtcatcatccccattaagggattgaaagcaaaatatttgattgtgaaagatctacttatgaacaataaaataTGGTAATTCAATCTAAAGCttgttatggttggatgcacctgaagttgcaagtctattttttttttacatatttgaagattttggcatattccctgaagtgaatattgtatataattgtttggaaattatatttattttgttgacttagtggcattataaacgtcacattgatttagacatttctattagtaaatgtcacaatagtatTTATATATGGATACTGTACAGCCCATTTTCCGCCCGGGCCCAAATCAAACCCAAACAGCCCACTACAAACCTAGCCCAAAATGTCAAAACCCTAACCCAGTTCAACCCTCAACCACGACCTCGGTCATGCCAGACGTCCTCTCTTGCTCTCGCAGCTGCACTTTCTCGCTCAAGCATGACAGACGCCATCGATTTTGCACCAAAATGGTCGGGTTATCCTTCCAACACCACCGACCTTGCCCAAAACCCGCAAACCGCACAAAACGATAGAAGAGAACAGGAAAAGAACAAGAGAAtagagtaaaagaaaataacatagttggctataaaagccgaactAAATGTAATTCTCACCGTGTTTTTTTGGATTATCGGTGAACAAGAAAATGTAAATCAAAAGGTTGAGATTTACCCATTCATGCTCCTTTTAATCtgcttttatttcctttctatGTTCATCATTTACACGTAAAAATGTAAAcgaaaagaaaatggaataaTCGGACAAAAGCGGATCTAAAATCTAAGAAAAGGCCCGATTCCAAtcctttttctatttgttttcatcttctttattttctttttatttttattttattcttcatttacttgtttcaatacctttttaataataaaaaaggaatttaaaagagaaaaagaaaaaggaaataccTGACCGCCTCGACGAACTGGTGCCGGAGTCCCACCTTGGCAGTCACCGGAGTTGGGCAGAAAGGAGgtgttttacctttttcttctttggtcCCGTGGTCGAGAAGGTTTAGCCTTCGGGGACGCCGCAGAAGGGAGGCCGAGAGGCCGTTCTCGCGCAACTCCGGCCGCTGGCCATGGAGGCGGCGATGATGGCCTAGGTCTAAGTAACCGAAATGAGGGAGAAGAGgggattcttttctttttcttatttttgaggTGAGTGCGACTAGGTTAAGAGGGGTTAAGTTTTCATTAAACGGCGCGTTTGAGGCCCCATGACCCGCATGCGATCTGACCCGCTCCAGGGGGGATCCGCGCGTTTGCATGAAATGGGCTATTTGCGCCTTTGATCCatctgtatttttatttatttcgatttcgtccttttgcttatttatttactttataaattcGGCCCGTGAGTTTAGCTCCCATTTCGATTTGGTCCTTAGACCATATGCCGCCTTTCTGTTAAAACGCAGCGTATTGGGCTTGGGATATATTTCTCATGAGTCCCTCATACTTTGAACGCGCTTTATTTCCGTCCTTACGATCTTATTTTATGTGTTTGCAATTTAAGACCCCAAATATCATTCTGAAATTCATTTTAGTATTTCGcatttttatgtatttcatttaatattgctatgattaatgttatttattattattatttattctgcTACATTTTATGTCTCATTCCAAAAccttgttttatatatatatatatgtacatacttatatattttacactttatgtttaatatatgtgcacactttttatttttgtaaggaTATACAcacattcatattttatattcttatataatatttatacattttaaatttttacattttcttatatGTGCGTGTACATattcttttaagtttatatagatataaatgCGCCTACgatgtatatattatttgtattttatactttttatacatacatattttattttagtaaatacatatacatatacacacatattttaatttatgtttatatacatatatatctctttgtatttttattcgtgttcactatttatttcattttcattattattttgaacaaatattttaatttatttgtttgtatgcattgttattttatatgattgtaggtttgacttttatttattattgttactaTTGCTCATATCATTTTATGCTTTTGTCTTCATTAAGATTTTGCCAtgcataaaatgtaatttgctttcactatgat
This sequence is a window from Gossypium raimondii isolate GPD5lz chromosome 5, ASM2569854v1, whole genome shotgun sequence. Protein-coding genes within it:
- the LOC105766105 gene encoding xyloglucan O-acetyltransferase 1, giving the protein MDVMSPLKPHPNSPSPTKKLLPFALYALLPIALLRFYFHPFHHLPPNNPTILTKEEEIVYETPCDYTDGRWVHDKMGPLYNGTTCGTIKDGQNCISHGRPDFDYLYWRWRPSQCKLPRFNPNTFLHLLSNKHIAFVGDSMARNQLESLLCMLATASNPNLVYRDGEDNKFRTWHFASHNISISVYWSPFLVKGVEKSKAGPNHNELYVDTVDEKWGSDLDHIDMILLSIGHWFLHPAVYYEGGLVLGCHYCPGLNHTEIGFYDVMRKALKTALKTIIERKGANGNGIDVFLATFSPSHFEGEWDKAGACPKTKPYKEGEKMLEGMDADMRAIEVEEIEAVKVNAKQIEGLRIEMLDVTKLSLMRPDGHPGPYMYPFPFANGVRERVQNDCVHWCLPGPVDTWNQILLEVTRKWSIQSRRKE